One Bacillus amyloliquefaciens DSM 7 = ATCC 23350 DNA window includes the following coding sequences:
- a CDS encoding LytR/AlgR family response regulator transcription factor, whose product MLKVLIVDDEMLARDELAYLLKRTNEVSDINEAENIESAFDSMMDQKPDLLFLDVDLSGENGFDIAKRLKNMKNPPAVVFATAYDQFALKAFEVDALDYLTKPFDEERVRQTIRKFKRVKQDRAEAVSEQPSAAGAHKLAVSAGESIVILDTKDIIFAGMEDGHVSVKTFAASYSVHETLAVIEKKLPETGFLRVHRAFIVNTEHITEIHPWFNSTYNLILKDGSKIPVSRTYAKDLKKLLHIL is encoded by the coding sequence ATGCTGAAGGTGTTAATCGTTGATGATGAAATGCTGGCAAGAGATGAATTGGCTTATTTGCTGAAACGGACGAATGAAGTAAGTGATATAAATGAAGCGGAAAATATTGAATCCGCTTTTGACAGCATGATGGATCAAAAACCGGATCTGCTGTTTTTAGATGTTGATTTGTCAGGAGAAAATGGATTTGACATTGCCAAACGGCTGAAAAACATGAAAAATCCGCCGGCAGTCGTTTTTGCGACGGCGTATGACCAATTTGCTTTAAAAGCCTTTGAAGTCGATGCGCTCGATTATTTAACAAAGCCTTTCGATGAAGAAAGAGTCCGCCAGACGATCAGAAAGTTTAAAAGGGTTAAACAGGACAGGGCAGAAGCCGTCTCAGAACAGCCGTCCGCAGCCGGAGCGCATAAGCTGGCGGTATCAGCCGGCGAATCTATCGTTATTTTAGATACGAAGGACATTATTTTTGCCGGCATGGAGGACGGACACGTTTCCGTCAAAACTTTCGCCGCGTCTTATTCCGTTCACGAAACCTTGGCGGTCATTGAGAAAAAACTGCCTGAGACGGGCTTCTTGCGAGTGCACCGCGCGTTCATCGTGAATACGGAGCATATTACGGAGATTCATCCGTGGTTTAATTCGACCTACAATCTTATTTTAAAAGACGGCTCTAAAATTCCCGTCAGCCGTACATACGCAAAAGACTTAAAAAAGCTGCTTCATATTTTATGA
- the lrgA gene encoding antiholin-like murein hydrolase modulator LrgA codes for MSAKKVYGFLTQAFIFAVIMLISNGIAAIVPIPIPASVVGLVLLFVLLCLKVIKLEQVETLGTSLTSLIGFLFVPSGISVMNSLGVMQQYGVQIALVILLATIILLGATGLFSQLILSVSQKRQKETSADKQTVRRSNQENELVQH; via the coding sequence ATGAGTGCGAAAAAAGTGTACGGATTTCTGACACAAGCATTTATTTTTGCCGTAATTATGCTCATATCTAATGGGATTGCAGCGATTGTCCCCATTCCTATACCCGCTTCTGTAGTAGGTTTGGTGTTATTATTTGTCCTCTTATGTCTGAAAGTGATTAAGCTTGAACAAGTAGAAACGCTGGGAACATCATTAACGTCACTGATCGGATTTTTATTTGTCCCGTCGGGCATCTCCGTGATGAATTCACTTGGCGTCATGCAGCAGTACGGCGTGCAGATCGCACTCGTCATCTTACTCGCCACCATCATTCTGTTAGGGGCGACGGGTCTTTTTTCTCAGCTGATTCTGTCTGTCAGCCAAAAACGTCAGAAGGAAACTTCGGCTGATAAACAAACGGTGCGCCGTTCCAATCAAGAAAATGAACTTGTGCAGCATTAG
- the lrgB gene encoding antiholin-like protein LrgB, which produces MSPYFGIVVSLAAFGIGTYLFKKTKGFFLFTPLFVAMVLGILFLKLGGFSYEDYKSGGDIIKFFLEPATIAFAIPLYKQRDKLKKYWWQIMSSIIVGSVCSVTIVYLIAKGIQLDAAVMKSMLPQAATTAIALPLSKGIGGITDITAFAVIFNAVIVYALGALFLKMFKVKHPISKGLALGTSGHALGVAVGIEMGEVEAAMASIAVVVVGVVTVLVIPVFVQLIGG; this is translated from the coding sequence ATGAGTCCATATTTCGGTATTGTCGTTTCACTTGCAGCATTCGGCATCGGCACGTATTTATTTAAAAAAACGAAAGGCTTTTTCCTCTTCACCCCGCTGTTTGTCGCGATGGTGCTCGGCATCCTTTTTCTGAAGCTCGGCGGTTTTTCATATGAAGATTATAAAAGCGGCGGAGACATTATTAAGTTCTTCCTGGAGCCCGCGACGATCGCTTTTGCCATTCCTTTATACAAACAGCGTGACAAGCTGAAAAAATACTGGTGGCAGATCATGTCTTCAATTATTGTCGGCTCTGTCTGCTCAGTCACGATAGTATATTTGATCGCAAAAGGCATTCAGCTTGACGCGGCCGTTATGAAAAGCATGCTTCCTCAGGCGGCGACAACGGCAATTGCCCTTCCGCTGTCAAAAGGGATCGGCGGCATCACCGACATCACCGCTTTCGCCGTCATTTTCAACGCCGTGATCGTCTATGCCCTGGGCGCTCTGTTCTTAAAAATGTTTAAAGTGAAGCACCCGATCTCTAAAGGACTGGCTCTCGGCACATCAGGTCACGCACTTGGTGTTGCGGTCGGTATTGAGATGGGAGAGGTAGAAGCGGCAATGGCAAGTATCGCGGTTGTCGTCGTAGGAGTGGTGACGGTGCTGGTCATTCCGGTATTCGTTCAGCTCATCGGTGGATAA
- a CDS encoding sensor histidine kinase has protein sequence MLHLIIMMLERVGIIVILGFVLAHTRLFRQALQQPESYKGKAVLISIFSLFSIISNYTGIEIQRNMIMNNDWVFQINPSGSIANTRIMGVEIGGLLGGPYVGIGVGILAGLHRLSLGGATAVSCAVSSVLAGVLSGWIGRYFRKRYAMPTPRVAALVGLGMESLQMLLILLMAKPFSDAWTLVSIIGIPMILVNGSGTFIFLSIIQSIIRKEERARALETHRVLMIADQTLPFFRQGLNESSCKSVAAIIHRQTGTDAVSLTDNEKILAHVGAGADHHIPSKSLITGLSKRVIKTGHIMKATSKEEIECTHDPCPLHAAIVLPLTSNGKTIGTLKMYFKSPSGLSRVEEELAEGLAMLFSTQLELGEAELQSKLLKDAEIKALQAQVNPHFLFNAINTISALCRTDVEKTRKLLLQLSVYFRSNLQGARQLLIPLSKELNHLQAYLSLEQARFPGKYKISLEIENGLEDIEIPPFVLQILVENALRHAFSRKQDSCAVNVSVVSAGPSVLMRVGDNGRGIDPELLSVLGNRPLPSKEGTGTALYNLNQRLIGLFGPKAALRLESEAGKGTDVSFELPLKLMTKGEEHAEGVNR, from the coding sequence ATGCTGCATTTGATCATTATGATGCTGGAAAGAGTCGGAATTATCGTCATATTGGGATTCGTTCTGGCTCATACCAGATTGTTCAGACAGGCGCTCCAGCAGCCTGAGAGCTATAAAGGAAAAGCGGTGCTGATTTCAATTTTCTCGCTGTTCAGTATCATCAGTAACTATACGGGGATAGAAATTCAGCGGAATATGATCATGAATAATGACTGGGTGTTTCAAATTAATCCGTCCGGTTCAATTGCCAATACACGGATTATGGGGGTTGAAATCGGCGGACTCTTAGGCGGTCCGTATGTGGGGATCGGAGTCGGCATATTGGCCGGCCTGCATCGTTTATCACTCGGCGGCGCGACCGCAGTCAGCTGTGCCGTCTCGTCCGTATTAGCGGGCGTTTTGTCCGGCTGGATCGGGCGGTATTTCAGAAAACGCTATGCAATGCCGACACCGCGGGTGGCCGCGCTTGTCGGGCTTGGGATGGAATCTTTGCAAATGCTGCTCATCCTTTTGATGGCCAAGCCGTTTTCTGACGCTTGGACGCTTGTGAGCATCATCGGCATCCCGATGATATTGGTAAACGGGTCAGGGACTTTTATTTTTCTTTCCATCATTCAGTCAATTATCCGAAAAGAAGAGCGGGCAAGAGCGCTTGAAACTCACAGGGTGCTGATGATTGCCGACCAGACACTTCCGTTTTTCCGCCAAGGGCTGAATGAAAGCTCATGCAAAAGCGTTGCTGCCATCATTCACAGGCAGACAGGGACGGATGCGGTATCACTTACGGATAATGAAAAGATTTTAGCGCATGTCGGGGCGGGTGCCGACCATCATATTCCGTCTAAAAGCCTGATCACCGGATTGTCAAAACGGGTCATCAAAACGGGACATATTATGAAAGCGACATCAAAGGAAGAAATTGAATGCACGCACGATCCCTGTCCGCTGCATGCGGCTATCGTATTGCCGCTGACGTCAAACGGCAAAACGATCGGCACGTTAAAAATGTATTTTAAAAGCCCGTCGGGTTTAAGCCGGGTTGAAGAAGAGCTCGCGGAAGGACTTGCCATGCTGTTTTCCACCCAGCTTGAACTCGGTGAGGCGGAACTGCAGAGCAAATTACTGAAAGATGCAGAAATAAAGGCGCTTCAAGCACAGGTCAATCCGCATTTTCTGTTTAATGCGATCAATACGATTTCTGCACTTTGCCGCACGGATGTGGAAAAAACCCGAAAGCTTCTGCTGCAGCTCAGCGTCTATTTCCGTTCCAATCTGCAGGGAGCGAGGCAGCTGCTCATCCCGCTTTCTAAAGAACTGAACCATCTGCAGGCATATTTATCACTGGAGCAGGCTCGTTTTCCCGGGAAATATAAAATCAGTCTTGAGATCGAAAACGGTTTGGAGGACATCGAAATCCCTCCTTTTGTGCTGCAGATCCTTGTGGAAAACGCGCTCCGCCATGCGTTTTCAAGAAAGCAGGACAGCTGTGCCGTCAATGTCAGCGTGGTATCCGCCGGTCCGTCGGTTTTAATGCGGGTTGGGGATAACGGGCGGGGAATTGATCCGGAATTGCTGTCTGTGCTCGGAAACCGTCCGCTGCCGTCTAAAGAAGGAACGGGAACCGCGCTTTACAATTTAAATCAGCGGCTGATCGGACTGTTCGGTCCCAAAGCCGCTCTGCGATTGGAAAGTGAGGCCGGTAAAGGTACAGACGTATCATTTGAGCTGCCTTTGAAACTGATGACAAAAGGAGAAGAACATGCTGAAGGTGTTAATCGTTGA
- the thrS gene encoding threonine--tRNA ligase, giving the protein MSDMINITFPDGAVKEFPKGSTTEDIAASISPGLKKKSLAGKLNGQEIDLRTPIQEDGAVEIITEGTEEGLNIMRHSTAHLLAQAIKRIYKDVKFGVGPVIENGFYYDVEMEQALTPDDLPKIEKEMKRIVGENLPIIRKEVSRDEAKSMFAEIGDNLKLELLDAIPEDETVSIYEQGEFFDLCRGVHVPSTGKIKEFKLLSLAGAYWRGDSKNQMLQRIYGTAFFKKDDLKEHLRMLEEAKERDHRKLGKELKLFANSQKVGQGLPLWLPKGATIRRVIERYIVDKELSLGYEHVYTPVLGSKDLYETSGHWEHYQDGMFPPMEMDNETLVLRPMNCPHHMMIYKQDIHSYRELPIRIAELGTMHRYEMSGALSGLQRVRGMTLNDAHIFVRPDQIKEEFIRTVRLIQDVYEDFGLSDYTFRLSYRDPEDTEKYFDDDDMWNKAQSMLKAAMDEIGHDYYEAEGEAAFYGPKLDVQVKTAIGKEETLSTVQLDFLLPERFDLTYVGEDGKQHRPVVIHRGVVSTMERFVAFLIEEHKGALPTWLAPVQFQVIPVSPSVHLDYAKKVQERLQREGLRVELDSRDEKIGYKIREAQMQKIPYMLVVGDQEAENGAVNVRKYGEQKSETVSLDDFVKKAVAEAKK; this is encoded by the coding sequence ATGTCAGATATGATCAACATCACATTTCCGGACGGAGCGGTAAAGGAATTTCCGAAAGGATCAACAACAGAAGATATCGCGGCATCCATCAGTCCGGGATTAAAGAAAAAGTCTTTAGCCGGTAAACTGAACGGACAGGAAATTGATTTAAGAACGCCGATTCAAGAGGACGGTGCCGTAGAAATCATTACAGAAGGCACAGAAGAAGGCCTGAACATCATGCGGCACAGCACGGCGCATTTATTGGCTCAGGCGATTAAGCGCATTTATAAAGATGTGAAATTCGGAGTCGGTCCCGTCATTGAAAACGGATTTTATTATGACGTTGAAATGGAGCAGGCGCTGACGCCGGATGACCTTCCGAAGATTGAAAAAGAAATGAAACGCATTGTCGGTGAAAATCTGCCGATCATCCGAAAAGAAGTGAGCCGTGATGAAGCAAAATCCATGTTTGCGGAAATCGGCGATAATCTGAAGCTTGAACTGCTGGATGCCATCCCTGAAGACGAAACGGTCTCCATTTATGAGCAGGGCGAGTTTTTTGACCTCTGCCGCGGCGTGCACGTGCCGTCTACAGGAAAAATTAAAGAATTTAAACTGCTCAGCCTTGCAGGCGCGTACTGGCGCGGAGACAGTAAAAACCAAATGCTTCAGCGCATTTACGGTACGGCCTTCTTTAAAAAGGATGACTTGAAAGAGCATTTGCGCATGCTTGAAGAAGCGAAAGAGCGCGACCACCGAAAACTGGGCAAAGAATTAAAATTGTTCGCCAACTCTCAAAAAGTCGGACAAGGCCTGCCGCTCTGGCTGCCGAAAGGCGCGACGATCCGCCGCGTGATCGAGCGCTACATTGTGGATAAAGAGCTGAGCCTCGGCTATGAGCATGTCTATACGCCTGTTCTCGGAAGCAAAGACCTGTACGAAACATCAGGACACTGGGAACATTATCAGGACGGCATGTTCCCGCCGATGGAAATGGACAATGAAACGCTTGTCCTTCGTCCGATGAACTGTCCTCACCATATGATGATTTACAAACAGGACATTCACAGCTACCGCGAGCTTCCGATCCGCATTGCCGAGCTCGGAACGATGCACCGCTATGAAATGTCAGGAGCGCTTTCAGGTCTTCAGCGCGTACGCGGCATGACGTTAAATGACGCACACATTTTCGTCCGCCCTGATCAGATTAAAGAAGAATTCATCCGCACGGTCCGTTTGATTCAAGACGTATACGAAGATTTCGGCCTGAGTGATTACACTTTCCGCCTGTCTTACCGCGATCCTGAAGATACGGAAAAATATTTTGATGATGATGACATGTGGAACAAAGCGCAATCCATGCTGAAGGCGGCAATGGATGAAATCGGCCATGATTACTATGAAGCGGAAGGCGAAGCGGCGTTTTACGGCCCTAAGCTTGACGTGCAGGTAAAAACGGCGATCGGCAAAGAAGAGACATTGTCAACCGTACAGCTTGACTTCCTTCTTCCGGAACGCTTTGATCTCACTTACGTCGGGGAAGACGGCAAACAGCACCGTCCCGTCGTTATTCACCGCGGCGTCGTTTCAACGATGGAACGCTTCGTTGCTTTCTTAATCGAAGAGCACAAAGGCGCTCTTCCGACATGGCTTGCGCCGGTGCAATTCCAAGTCATTCCGGTATCACCGTCTGTGCATCTTGACTACGCGAAAAAAGTGCAGGAGCGCCTGCAGCGTGAAGGCCTGCGTGTCGAGCTTGACAGCCGGGACGAGAAAATCGGCTATAAAATCCGTGAAGCCCAAATGCAAAAAATCCCGTACATGCTTGTGGTCGGTGACCAAGAAGCGGAAAACGGCGCGGTAAACGTCCGGAAATACGGCGAGCAGAAATCCGAAACCGTTTCACTGGACGATTTTGTGAAAAAGGCTGTAGCCGAAGCGAAAAAATAA
- a CDS encoding HAD family hydrolase: MKAVFFDLDDTLLWDEKSVRTTFRETCLQAEKKYGLDPHTFEEAVRKAARELYMSYETYPYTVMIGINPFEGLWANFSEPVSEGFKKLNQIAPEYRRNAWTNGLKSVGIDDAAYGEYLAEFFAAERRQRPYVYDETFAVLEKLKGVYELLLLTNGDPSLQKEKLAGVPELAPYFNEIVISGAFGKGKPDASIFEHCLSLLHLKKEDAIMVGDNLNTDILGAKRAGITTVWVNRTNKKNETDITPDYVISDLHELFAIIEKQKQR; encoded by the coding sequence ATGAAAGCCGTATTTTTTGATTTGGACGATACACTGTTATGGGATGAAAAAAGCGTCAGAACAACATTCAGAGAAACATGTTTACAAGCTGAAAAAAAATATGGCCTTGACCCGCACACATTTGAAGAAGCGGTTCGTAAAGCGGCACGGGAATTGTATATGTCATACGAAACCTATCCTTATACGGTCATGATCGGCATTAATCCGTTTGAAGGATTATGGGCGAATTTTTCTGAGCCGGTCAGCGAAGGATTTAAAAAGCTGAATCAGATTGCGCCGGAATACAGACGAAACGCCTGGACGAACGGGTTAAAAAGTGTCGGCATAGACGATGCGGCTTACGGCGAATATTTAGCGGAGTTTTTCGCGGCGGAACGCAGACAGCGCCCGTATGTGTATGATGAGACGTTTGCGGTGCTTGAAAAGCTGAAAGGCGTTTATGAATTGCTTCTGCTGACAAACGGCGACCCCAGCCTGCAGAAAGAAAAACTTGCCGGCGTTCCTGAGCTTGCGCCTTATTTTAATGAAATTGTCATCTCTGGCGCTTTCGGAAAAGGGAAACCCGACGCCTCCATCTTTGAACATTGCCTCAGTCTTCTGCACCTGAAAAAAGAAGACGCCATTATGGTCGGAGACAACCTCAATACTGATATATTGGGAGCGAAACGGGCAGGCATCACGACTGTCTGGGTAAACCGGACGAATAAGAAAAATGAAACGGACATTACGCCTGATTACGTGATCAGCGATCTTCACGAGCTGTTTGCGATTATAGAGAAACAAAAACAAAGATAA